ACTAACTTCACCCAATTTCCCTTTGTCTCTTCTACAATGCTGAAAAGAGAGCTCCTTGCCATGGCGATGGCGGAAAATCTCCTCCTCAGGAAGAAGGTTAAGATCAATGTTGTCGTGAAGAACAGGGGAATTTCTCGTTGTTCCCATGCCCGTGCTTAATCCTAAATCTAATCCTAATCCTAATCGCAAAGTTAAATCACAAGTGGGTGGTGGTCTTAATTCATGCTTTCCAGCAGAAGAAGCAGCAGCAGGAGTAGCTAGAGTAAGCTGTCTGCCAACGATTATGGGATTTGGAAAGGAAGATGATGATTCCAAATGGGGTCTTGAAGATTGAAAATCATTACCATAATAAAGGGGATAAACCGAACCCACATTGGCAGGTGCTGCgttattttgaatttggttGAACTGGTTGGTACTAGAAGAAGGATTGTTCTTCTCCAATGGATGATGTATGGCGCTTGCAGGTTCCTGAATTCTTGGGGAAAGATAAGTTCTGGGATTTGCATTCCGTTGGCTTCTTGATGCTCTTACAGGAACACATCCCAAATTAAGGGCAgctaaaaataaacaaaagaaagagattttgttttgaagattaataagaacattgatagatagatagattgaTAGAAAGATTAGATACCTTCTACACATGGGGGCAAGAGGTCTAGTCCTGTTTCAGTAGTTTCATCTCTCCTGATGATTGTATTAATGGCGTCATTGATCCTTTCCCATAGGGTATGTGAATCCAAGTATTCCGcctagaaaaagaagaagaagaatgatgatgatgatgattctaGAAAGAAAGAcctaaagagaaagaaagaaagaagagaacCTCGGAATTGGCTTTAGAATAGATGATTTCTTCAGCTTTCAAGACAACAATAGGCAATTTCTCTTGCCATTCCCTGTTCTTCTTAGTGGAAGATGAGTGACTGTCGTGTACaaccctaaaaaaaaaaaaaaaaaaaacaggtgGTGTGGTGGTGGGCTAAACGGCAATGGAATGAAAAGGGTATTGAATATAAATGAAGTGGTACCTGAAAATCTGTTGAATGATGGAACCTCTCAAGGGTTGGTGTCTTTCACTATGCCAAGCCCTCCTCACGCACTCGTAAGGTCTTGGGCCTGGCCTTGGCATCTTGGGCGATCTTACTAGTTAAGAAGTTGAAGGTAGATGGTGAGAGAGTGGTTTGGACATATGGGAAAGGGGGAATTGCAGAAAAGATCTGAttttgaagagagagagagagagaagttgAGAAATGGTAGTACCATGGATGGGTTATGGAGCTATCAGTGTTTTGTTTGCCCGGAGTGGGGGTGGGAGGTGGGGGCTCTTTTGAATCCTCCGCAGTAGAGTAGAGAgaagttaaattatttagttaaagaagaaagagagagagttGTGATGTGGGTTGGTTGGTTGGATTACAATAATGATTTAACCATTTGTTTGTGTGTAGTAAAATCTTGTTTTTGGGCTCTCTGTGAACTCCCCATTGAAGCTTGTACAAAACCCCACCCTCTCACAACTCCTGTCACCTTTCAATACCATTGTTAACCCCACCACACTcttctctccctctctctctctctcaatatattttaatagaatcAAAAGTATTAGCCTTTAGACCATGATTTAGGGTATGGGTTTTGATTTTGAATAGATTGAATATCggtcaaattattatttgaaattcgaatttgaatagttttattaaaattttactagaTAAGACTTAACTATATCTTTGATTACCATAACACTTCTAGTTATGCCgtgcttaaactcaaaacgcttttagataaaatcaaattcataatattttattcttttaagtcAATTACTAACCTAAACACTTAATCGGAGCTAAAAGTTAACATATTCGGGTCAAAAACTAAGCAAACCCTGTTTACGTCTTCTTATTCTAATTTATCATTTTcgtttttcaattaatttgtcaCGTAAATTAAATGATATCGGTAAAGCTTTGggatgtatttttttaaaattgattatttttaagatttatgcatcctaatttattataatatgagAGAATTGAATAGagataaatttagtatttatttttattttatgaaatttgaaaacgacataattttgtatatattttactattttgaacattttaaattaagtattctTTTTTAACATGTAAGCTTTCAAAATtgcttaataatataatttatgaaaataatttaaaaaaaaaaaaagagaaaatggttatttttcttataaatgtgataaattaattaatttaaaaaattatcttaaactaaaattgtgatatttcaaatttaatatgacacaattcaaatattatttaataaaaaaaatctaaattcaAAGTAATAAGGCATTATTATTTGGATTAGCATATCCTGCATTTGTGggtttttcaataatttaaatttgttaatatttaaatactttatgctaagctaattaaatatatcatatattcaatcattcataatgtctttattaattaattttaaaataattaattaaattaaatataataataacagattaaaaaaataaaattatattaagtatataaataataattattattatttaaaatataatttattcttaaataaatattagaataggtaaataataattaaaaggaaaaataaatataggatAAAttcatccaaataattaaattacttaacaaaacaaatagtTAGTTTTCAACAACAGTTTAAGAATTTAcctttttttattcataatatattttttcatatatttaaaatattttttatataataataaaaaaaattaataaattaaatattaagaataataaataaaagtaaaatttacaaatttctatattttaaattagactaTTTCGATtttaggttattcaaataattaaaaataataaacaacaaaataaggttattctaatatatcaaattaatcattttattaattaaaatattaaattaccttttattttaaattattatgttttattttatttatatgtataaatacttttaagttttttttaaaaaaaatacatcctTAAGATAATTACTGATtattatatctaaataaattatatatttaattataataaataaattattattatatttaattcatttacaACTCAAAGGTCTAGAGCCTAGAAGCTAGAGTTGctcaaataattgaataattaaggCTTGGTATTTGATATGAGTTTTTGAACTATTAATGATGAGAATGAGATTACTTGAACAAATTTGATGAAGGACCAAATACCATCATTCTCATCATTAAATACTTTACCATtttaaatcatcaataaaatattaaattatctataatttatttatttttataaaacttaaatattaaatataaaatatttttattgaataatttaatatttatttttattcaaattttagattatttaggACGGATTTGattgagtttatttaaataattcaacttaactaaacattattttaatcattttttatctaTCTTATCGATTAATTCATCagttaaaatactaaaatatcttatattttaataatttttatgattttttatcaaacaaattacaaCCCATCAAAATCATCATgaataattacattttaaataacccaaattatttttaaagaaatctCAATCCGAACCAACCTTTAATGAATCTTGatgagataaataattaatatttcaaacaaGTCCTAAGTTTCTTACATATATACATGGGTATCCCCACATCAATTAGTAGTGTTAAAAAGTATGTTGAAAGAAATGATTTTCCATcactttaataaatatataaaattcttaatatgATTGATACTTTCtaattttgtctattttatcTGAAAAATGACTATTACTATTTATGTTGAACTACATTAACAAAATTCTACATTAGTTGGTGAATGAGTTCTTTAgaatatgattaatatatagAAAGCTTCatcaatttatatttgttattatttgcGGAAACATTTAAATCTTAAGGAATCgatctcattttaattttattattgatgattaggattatcattaattttatttaaataagaacaatttatacaattaaatttgAGACATTTAAACTTAGCacttataaatgaattttagttatttaagtcacaattttataatttaaggttATTTAGTTGTTGATTAGTAACATGGTTTGGTTGAGAAATGCttgcattttttaaaattgaatttttgtgATATACTCAATAAAGAtgtattcatttttaataatgaaacaAATTCATTAAAAAGGTTAGatgtagaaaaaaaatgaaaacttttcTTCTTAAACACTAGTTCATTATTTCATCTAATGCCTTATTAACATACAAAACAACAGCACATGTGGATGCCACAAAGACAAGATGAACAACTGGGCAAGAAAACGTGCAAGCAAACCCTAACTAAATAAGCTTAaagatcttttattttattttattttttttaaaaaaaaattgatgttatAGACTGTCATAATCCTTTTAAAACATGAGACTTTaaacttttgaaattttgaaatttttgatcaATTTTTAAGTATACGAAAGTGGAGGATTATGTATGCGACGTGTCATAATAGTTCTTCTTAAttcaaatgtatatataaacgaattaaaaaaaatgtaataagaaATTCGAAATTTATGATTGGGGTAAATCCCTTGTCATTTACCTGTGGTGGGTCTCTCATGTGGGTGGATACTTACAAGAAAAATCTCAGTATAGCAAAAACAAACCTTTTTACAAGCTGAAAAACAATAaaagagaattttaaaaatattcaccAAAACCTTATATTGtcttatttatttacaaagtttttGAATAGGTTGATCATATTCTATATATAAGAAATCTGAAAAAAAAGTGTTCAATGTCCCACAATTATAACTCCTCcccatttcattaataaatttaatttatatagaaGATACAAGTTATATAGAATAGTTGATAATCAAATAgtttaaatatcattttgagaAAGTTTTTGCTCTTGTACCATATGAGTTGAAAAACaatgagttttctttttttgaaattaggaAACTAAACGACCCCACAGTCATGAATTTTATAACCTCGGGCATAAATTATTGTTCGAATATTGTCTCGCTATTATTGAGGcaatattgtaaaaataaacaaaaacaaaaatgatgAATGGTTTTCTTATACGGATGATAGAAGTCTTGAATGAAGTTGGAAAAGTTAAATAGGGGAAAGAGTTCCAAATTTGTCAAATTCAACCCAATTGTGAAAAACAAAAGTTATGGAAAACTTCTACTCTTCTATAATGGATCACTTTGCAATCGAAACGAAAAGACAATACAAACTTGAATGAAACATGAACGATAAGGCTTCATAACGATCAATCTTGAGTTAGATCTCAATATCTAAAAAGAAACCATAAGAGTAGACCTACGGATTCTAATGTTGGATTCTGTCGTGTGTAGTTTAGTTTGTTATGTTGACTTGTTAACCCTAACTTTCtttttgttgagaaaaaaataGAGGTTCTTGGGGGAACATGATGATGATGTGACTCCCCACCATTGTAGCATGTTAGGAGTGTTTGTCTTGAGAATTGAGTACAAATTAGAGGTCTATTGCTATTGCTGATGGGCAATTGCAATAAGAGAAATAGTATTCTGTCTTTGCctacttattatttaatttc
This is a stretch of genomic DNA from Impatiens glandulifera chromosome 4, dImpGla2.1, whole genome shotgun sequence. It encodes these proteins:
- the LOC124936287 gene encoding uncharacterized protein LOC124936287; the protein is MPRPGPRPYECVRRAWHSERHQPLRGSIIQQIFRVVHDSHSSSTKKNREWQEKLPIVVLKAEEIIYSKANSEAEYLDSHTLWERINDAINTIIRRDETTETGLDLLPPCVEAALNLGCVPVRASRSQRNANPRTYLSPRIQEPASAIHHPLEKNNPSSSTNQFNQIQNNAAPANVGSVYPLYYGNDFQSSRPHLESSSSFPNPIIVGRQLTLATPAAASSAGKHELRPPPTCDLTLRLGLGLDLGLSTGMGTTRNSPVLHDNIDLNLLPEEEIFRHRHGKELSFQHCRRDKGKLGEVSRKRNIEDEDDGPFYTQPRRPSTNQFTYQSKKPGL